ACACAATCTGAGATGTCATCATGCGGATTTCTATGGAAGCAAGTGAATCACAGTCTCATGAGAAACTAAAGACCTAATTAGTACATTTAAATATTACAGAGCTCTTAACATTGACATTTAAATACCACAGAACTCCAGGATAATTTGAAGTGAACCTATTTGAATTTATGTGATTTGAACTCCCCATTTTGTTTACACACTTTTCCACCTATTTCAAGACTTATTGGAAGTAATCTGGTGTCCAgtgttcataaaaatgttcttcaGGTATTCatacttttgtttatttcaggcaCCAAAATTGAAGATGAAAAATTCAGACCTGGACAGCTGAGCTACAGAGGGTAATTCTTCATCGGACAGAACGTAACCTGACTGAGGACTGAGGTCTGACTGATCTTTAATAGCCTGGATGTTCCAAGTTTGAATTTTTAATCTGGAATTTTGGCGTCTAAATTTTACTGACCCAAATACATCCCAAACTCTGAAAGTATAAACACTAGTTTATACTTTCAGAGTGACATTTTTCAGCAAGGAAATATAAATGATCAAACAGATTTAACTGTACACTTTCTGTGCTAAAGCAGGCCGCTAAAATGTTTGCTTTATGCTACCTAAAAAGTTCACAGATGTtactcacctcctcctctttccaggTTACCATGTGGCGTTGTTGGATGCCATTCATCTTGGCCTGGGTATCCATGGGAACCCCAATGCTCTGCCAAAGTGGGGATGGTGATTGGGGTTCAGGCTTTGGTATTTATTCTGCCGTAATGGCCACCAATGACACATCTCAGGCAGTTGGTGATGAGCCTGCGAGGATGAAAAACAACCATGACTGGATCGCATCAGCTGCATTTTCACCATCACCCTCACCTACGCTGCACTTTGAGCCCCACCCGGACAAGTGCTCCGTGCACTTCAGCACTAACACTGCTTCAGCCCGAAGGCTGAAGGCCCAGAAAGAGGAGCTGGCTTATCTGCAGGCCATCAAGCGCGGAAACGAAGCGGTGATGGAGAACTTGGTGCAGTTCGTGGAGGCAGAGCTGGGAGAGCAGAGTTATGAGGACGTAATCAAAGAAAATATCATCGGCATCCAGGAGGACCACAAGAGCTGTCATGAGGTGGTGGAGAAAGCTGA
This genomic stretch from Toxotes jaculatrix isolate fToxJac2 chromosome 19, fToxJac2.pri, whole genome shotgun sequence harbors:
- the si:ch211-142k18.1 gene encoding uncharacterized protein si:ch211-142k18.1 is translated as MWRCWMPFILAWVSMGTPMLCQSGDGDWGSGFGIYSAVMATNDTSQAVGDEPARMKNNHDWIASAAFSPSPSPTLHFEPHPDKCSVHFSTNTASARRLKAQKEELAYLQAIKRGNEAVMENLVQFVEAELGEQSYEDVIKENIIGIQEDHKSCHEVVEKAEEDLEKQLEGDVLDAFAGMQKIREESLAFEDMLRTAVDIANRLETTSQALQASFTKQLKDITKIHH